GAACAACGCAGCAGGGAATACGGAGCTCGTAAGTTAAATACCCTTGGAATAGAGCGAAGTGATAGGGAAGGAAGAGAAACACTCAGATTGATGAACTTCGAATTTTACGGTGCCCCCTGTGCTGTATTTCTCTTTATGGACGGATCACTTGGGGAATGGTCTCTGTTTGATATGGGTTTATTTACTCAAAACCTGATTTTGGCTGCACATACTCTTGGTGTGGGTAGTTGTATCCAGGCTTCAGTTACCGGATATGCAGACGAAATTAAAAGATTTCTTAACATCGCAAAAGACCAAAAACTGGTAGTTTGCATATCAATGGGCTACCCTGATCAAAAGGCAAAATTGAATACTTACCGCAGCCTCAAAAAAAAGCCAGAAGAGTTTATGTATTGGCATGAGCAGCCATAAAGAAAAGTATAATATATAGTGCATACATATAACAATGTATATAATATATATAGAGTGGATTGCGACTCTAAATTGCTTATGTTTTATATCTAAACTTTTAATAATCCGTTAGCTTGTGATCATGTATTATGTTTATTGTGTGTTTAATAAAATCTTTACAATAATTAAGAGAGTGATTTTCTTTTTTTCTCAAAAGGAGGATGTTAATGAAAGTCTTATGTATCGGTGATACCATGATACCCGGAAAGAACATTGCTAAAGCAGCAAAAGAGTTGCAGGTAAAACCAAACTATATTGAAATGGATGATTGGGAAACAGATTGGAATAAATTACAGGATAGAAGATTAGTGATTGAAAAACAGGGGCCATCTGCTGAAAAAGTAGTCCCACAGATAGCAAATGCCAGTAAAGATATCGAAATATTGTTGGTTTTATTTTGTCCGGTATCGCAAGAGGCCATTGAAACTTTGCCTGAACTTAAGCTGATTGGTGCCTCCAGGGCAGGATTGGAGAATATTGATGTTGATTATGCCACAAAAAAGGGAATAGTGGTTCACAATATACAAGGTCGTAACGCTCAGGCGGTTTCCGATTATACAATTGGTTTAATTCTGGCAGAAGCGCGTAATATTGCTCGCAGTCATACTGCTGTAAAGAACGGTATCTGGCGAAAAAATTTTTTTAATTCTGACATGATACCTGAGTTACAAGGTAAGACGGTTGGTTTAATTGGTTTTGGTTTTATAGGTCAACTCGTTGCTCAAAAATTAAGTGGTTTTAGAATCAATCTTTTGGTATTCGATCCCTATGTTAATGATGATGACATCCAGAAATATCAGGCGAAGAGAGTGAGCCTGGAAGATTTATTAAAAAATTCAGATTTTATTTCCTTACATGCTCGTTTAAGTCAGGAGAACAAGGATTTGCTGGGGGAGAAGGAGCTTTCATGCATGAAAAAGTCAGCCTATCTTATCAATACGGCACGTGCCGGTCTCATTCAAGAAGATGCCCTATTTGAATCATTAAAGGGGCAAAAAATTGCCGGTGCAGCCTTAGATGTATTCTGGCAGGAGCCAATTACCAAGAATAGCCGCTGGTTAACGCTTGATAATGTTACCCTGACTTCTCACATTGCCGGAACAACAACAGAAGCCCTGACTAAGTCTCCCTTTTTACTTGTTCAAGATATCAATCGATTGTTGGAAGATAACCATCCCCGGTTTATTGTCAATCCTGAAGTTTTAGAAAAGATTGAAGTCCAGAAATGGCTGGAAAAAGTGAGGCGAGCATAGAATGTTAGCCAATTTAAATGATGTTTTAATCCCGGCCAGAGAAAGGGGCTATGCCATTGGTTCATTTAATGTGCACAATCTGGAAACCGTGCAGGCGATATTCGAGGCAGCTACTTCATTGGATCTTCCTGTTATTATTGCTTTCGGCGAAAAGGTTAGCCATATAACTGATATTCAGTTAATTGCAAAGTGTGTCCATAGTTTAGCAAATAGAACGAAAATTCCGATGGTACTGCACCTGGATCATTGTAAATCAGAGGATTTGATTATTAAGGCTATCCAGGCAGGTTTTACCTCGGTGATGTATGACGGTTCAGGTTTAAAAAGAGCGAGAATATCGAAAAAACTGCAGCAATCGTTAACATAGCCCATGCCGCTAACGTAACATTAGAAGCAGAATTGGGATATATACCTGCTGAAGATACCGGACAAGCGGTTTCTGAGCATCAATTAACCAGGCCAGAAGAAGCCAAAGAGTTTGTTGAAAAAACCGATTGCGATGCCTTAGCTATTGCTGTTGGTACGATTCATGGAAATTATATTGGGGAACCGAAGATATATCACAATCGGTTGAAAGAGATTGCTAAAGTTGTTTCCGTTCCCCTGGTCTTACACGGAGGTTCTGGAAATACTGAAAAAGACCTGGTGCTGGCAATTAAGGAAGGGATCGCTAAAATTAATATCAATACGGAGATCTCTAATGCAGCTGTAAAAGAATTGGAAAGCATATTTAAAAAAGGATTTTCAGGACATTTTTCCCTTCTATCCGAGGCTATTAAAGAACCCATGATAGGTGTAATCCAGGAAAAAATGAAATTGTTTTTGTGTGGAAAAGCGGTAAAGTATTAGAAAAAAATGGAATATGGCTTTATTTCCGATATTGATTTAAGAGGTTATAATGAATCAGCTGATTATAAGTATTGATCTGGGAACAACAGGCTGCCGTACGGTTATTTTTAATGAACTTGGAGACCCCTTATCCCATTCTTATCAAGAATATAACAGTATCTATTTATCCTCAAGATGGATTGATCATGATCCAAAAACATGGCTGGAAGCAGCTCAAAGTACAGTCAAAGAAGCAATCAGTAAATTAAAAGAAACCCATAAAAATTTCTCTGCTATTGCGGTTACTTCACAAAGAGCTACCGTGATTCCTGTTGATAAAGATGGAGATCCCATAGATAATGCTATATTATGGCAAGATAAAAGGGCAATAGAAGAAACAGAGCATCTGAAAAACATCTATGGTTCAAAAGAAATTTATACTATCACCGGTTTAAGGATTGATCCCTATTTTACTTTGCCAAAATTGTTATGGTTTAAAAAGAATAGAAGAGAAATCTATGGTAAAACCTTTAAATTTCTTACAGTCCAGGATTTCATTATTCATTACTTGACCGGTATCTTTAAGACAGATTGGACACAGGCATCAAGAACCATGCTTTTTAATATTGACCGATTTAAGTGGGAAGAAGACTTAATAAAAAGTGTCGGCATCGCATTGGATAAGTTACCGGAAGCTGTTCCTCCGGGTTCTGTTATTGGTGTTTTAAATCGTTCAGCTGCCGATAAGCTTGGTTTGCCCGAAGGTATTCCTGTGATTGCTGCCGGAGGAGACCAGCAATGTGCCGCCATTGGATTAGGGGTGGTAAAGGACGGATTGGTAGAAGCCAATACAGGAACGGGTTCTTTTGTTTTAACGAATAGCAATAAACCATTCAAAGACAAAAATCAACGTCTGATTTGCAGTGCTTCTTCCGTTGCCGGCAAGTGGGTATTAGAAGCAGGCATTTTTACTACCGGTTCAATTTATAGATGGTTTAGAGATAATTTTTGGCTTTTAGGCAGCGAAGAACAAAAAAAATTCAGAACTGATGCTTATAGTTTTATGAATTCGGAAGCAGAAAAGGAGCCTATAGGGTCAAATGGCTTATTGTTGATTCCTCATTTTGCTGCCTCAGCAGCTCCCTATTGGAATCCTGAAGCTCGGGGAATATTGTTCGGATTATCATTAGGCCATACAAGTTCTTCCATTATTCGGGCAATTCTGGAAGGAATTGCTTTTGAAATCCGGAAAAACATGGTTATTATGGAAGGTTTTGTTGGACCAATTAAAGAGGTTAGGATTAGTGGAGGATTGACTCGTTCCGAAATATTTAATCAGATCCAGGCTGATATTTACGGCAGACCAGTGGTTAAGTCTGGTTATGAAGATGCTTCTTCATTGGGAGCAGCAATTATTGCAGCAGTAAAGATTGGCTTATACAATAATATTGTGACAGCAGTTGATTCCATGACTAAATTAGATTACCTAAGTCAAAAGAACCCCATTGATATCCATACTAAAGTCTATGAAGATTTAATTATTATTCATGATGAATTATATAAGTCAATAGAAAAGTCAGGGATCTATCATAAATTGAATGAAGTGGTAAAAAGTCTATAATTCAAAAAAATTTATGAAGCAATAGTGGTACATTCTAAAGAAGTTAAAGTATTTTTTAACAAGTTGATCGGTCTTATTGAATTATTTTACCTAAAATATTACAAAAAAAATTGAAAAAATTGTGGAAACATGAAATAATTAATTAACATAATCCTCAAAAGATGATAAGCTTTCCATAATCCATAAATATAATTAGCTATAATAACAATAGAATAATACTAAAGTGGCTTTATTTTTTCTACTACACTTAGCAGTGAAACAGGACTGGAAAATCAAAAAAAGAGGAGGTGATCTATACAGTAAATACTGAACCCATATAAATTACCTTATGGGTTAAAGAAAAGATGTGTAATGTTTTGTTATCTCTCGTTACACAGTCCATTAAATTTTTAAAAATATAAGGAGGAGAATAAAAAATGTTATCACTTAGAAAACAAAAATTTTTGCTTTTTACGATGTTCATTGTTGTTTTACTGATGGTTGGATCTTTCTCTGTTGCTGCACAAGAGAAAATTGTATGGAAGTCTTCAAGTTTTGGTCCTGCATCTAATTATTCCCAGATTCACCATGATAAGGCTTGTGCAGACATTACCAAAGCAAGTGGCGGGCGTTTGGAAGTCAAGGCGTTTGTCGGTGGTTCGGTTGTTCCGGAAACAAAAGAACTTGATGCAGTTATTGATGGGGTTTTAGACCTGTGCTATACCTGTCCCATGTATAATCTGGATAAATGGTCAGCAGCTGGTTTAATCAGCTCCAGACCAGGTGGACTGCCTGGACAAATTTTAACACAATGGTTTGATTATGGTGGCGGATGGGAATTAATGAACAAGATGATGGAGGGTTCTAATGCCATGGTGCTACCTGGATTTTTATCTCCTGAACCGGGTGAAGTATTCCTCCATTCCAAAAAGAAGATAGAAACGGTAGCTGACTTGAAGGGTCTAAAAATACGTACTTCCGGTGATGGCGGTGAAATTCTGGCCAGAATGGGTGCTAATCCCATATTTTTACCTGGTGGTGAATTATACGAGGCTATGCAGAGAGGTACCATTGATGCTTTTGAATACGCAGGTTTATCAACCAATTGGAGTATGCATTTTAATGAAATTGCTAAATATGTCATTATTTCACCTGTCCGAGCTCCCAGTGATCCCCACGTCTGGTTTGTTAACAAAAAGTCCTGGGAAGCACTTCCTGATGATCTGAAAGTATTGGTGCAGAATGTGTTAGCAAGATGGTCTCAGGAACAGCAAAATTTTGAAAGCCATAATGATATGGATGCCATACAAAATTTCAGAGATGCCGGATGTGAGGTATACAATCTCCCCAAAGAAGTATCAGACGCCCTCTCAAAAGAAGCTGTAGCATTTTATAAAGAAAAAGCCGCTAAAGAGAGCCCGATATTTGGTGAGATTTTAGACTCCATGAATGCCTATGGGGAAAAGGCTGGATTATAGTAATCATTAGTGGTTAAGTTTGTTTATTTGATTTAAGAATTACGAGGAGTTAAGAAGTATGATATTTTTAAGAAAAATCCTTAAAGGCATTGATACGATGAGTAAGTACGCTGGTTTATCTGCAAGATGGCTTGCTTGGCTCCTTGTCCTGGTAGGCGCATATGAAACGATTTTAAGACATTGGTTTAATGCGCCTACCGTTTGGGCATATGATACCTTGTGTATGGCTGGTGGAGCCGTTTATATTATGGGATGGTCCTACTGTTATTTGATTGACTCCCATGTAAGAGTAGATCTTTTCTACACTCGCCTTTCCGAAAAGAATAGAGCGATAATGGATATAATCAGTTCCCTAATATTCTTTTTTCCATTAATGATAGTACTGGTATGGATTTCTAGCAAATGGGCAGTGAAAGCATGGAGAATTCATGAGACAATGATCGCTACCTATTGGTATCCTCCCGCTGCTCCCTTCAGAACGGTATTTGCTCTTGGATCATTGTTATTACTTCTTCAAGGCATAGCTAGGTTTATCCGCGATCTATATTTTGTAACAAGAGGTGAACACCTTGATTGAAATATTAAGTGAAAAAGTCATTACTGCTTTGATGTTAGGTGGGGTGCTTGTCCTGGTCATGACCGGTTTCCCTATCGCTTTTGTCATAGCTAGTGTTGCACTCATTATGGGCTTTCTTTTATTTGGGGGAGATATAACCTACCATATTTTATACAGTCGGATGTATAGCATGACACTTAGTTATCCGTTCCTGGCTGTTCCTCTTTTTACCTTTATGGGCGGTTATTCTGCAAATGACCGGAATCATTGATGAACTCTATACGGTACTATATGATAGTATGAGGGGATTCAGGGGTGGACTGGCTATTGTTACCATATTATTTGGTACGATCCTGGCGGCATGTTTAGGGGTAATTACTGCTTCTGTCTCCATGTTGACAATGATTGCACTGGCTCCCATGGTGACCAGAGGATATGATAAATCTATAGCCTCAGGTTCGGTTGTTGCCGCCGGTACGCTGGGAATACTAATTCCTCCCAGTATTATGCTGGTTGTATATGCACCACAAGCCGGTATTTCTATCGGACAGATGTTTATGGGTGCTTTTCTGCCCGGGTTATTTCTATCAGCTTGCTATTGCGCTTACGTGGGAATTCGATGTTACTTAAATCCCAAATTAGGCCCACCGGTTCCGGAAGACCAAAAGTCGATGCTGCCTTTTGGAGCAAAAATGATAAGATTATTAAAAGCTTTACTTCCTCCATTAGGCATCATTTTAGCGGTTTTGGGCACTATATTCCTGGGGATAGCTCCCCCCACTGAAGCGGCTGCCATGGGAAGTTTGGCTGCTGTTATCTTGGCGGTAGCCTACCGGAAAATGACTTGGGATGTTGCTAAACGGGCAGGGTTGGAAACACTCAGAGTGAGTGCATTAGTACTTCTGATCGCAGGAATTTGTTATGCTTATGTGGGAGTGTTTATGAGCGCAGGTTGCGGTAATGTTGTATTCGATTTAATCATGAGTGTTCCTGGTGGGAAGTGGGGTTCCTTCCTTGTAATCATGTTAATTCTTTTTGTGTTGGGGATGTTTATCGAATGGATAGGCATTGTCTTTATCATGGTTCCAATAGTATCACCCATTATAGTAGCTTTAGGATTTGATCCACTGTGGGCTGGCTTGATGATTTGCATCAATTTACAGATGGCATTTCAGACACCTCCCATGGCCATGTCAATTTTTGTTTGTAAGGGGACTGCTCCACCCGAACTTGGTGTTACAATGGAGCATATTATAAAGGGAGTTGTTCCGTTTATTATTATTATTGCCCTGAGTTTGATTGTTTTCAGTATTTTCCCACAAATTATTACATTTTTGCCAAGCCTTATGTGAGATAATAACTTTCATTTAGAAGCGAGTTGATCAATTCGGTTACATTTGGAAAATAATTATATTTTTCAAATGTAACCGAAGATAATTAGCGAATCTCACATTCTTAACTTTCAAATTTTTTAAAAATAACCTATTTAGTTAGATAATATAGATATAGTTAATAGATATTTTAGGAATTATATCTATTGCCTTAATTCGCCTATTTTCGTTTTTTTTCCAATAAGAACCATGACTAGGTAGCTATTCTTTTACCCAAAATAAATTGAATTCTGAAGTGTTATTGAAGGTGCATCAATGAAATATATCATAGCAGATGACTTAAGCGGTGCTAATGATACCGGAGTAAAATTTACCAAAAAAGGCTATAATGCAAGTGTATCAATAGTAAATAACCAACCAACCGTAGTTATCCCTGACAATATAGATGTTTTTGTGGTGGATACCGAGACCCGAGAATTAGAAAGTGAACCTGCCCGAGAAAAATTAAACAGTATACTGAAAAAACTAAGTATTGACCAAGATGATTTTGTGTATAAAAAAGTAGACTCAACACTGCGAGGTAATATTGGCGTAGAAATTGAAGAAATAATGAAGTTCTTAAAAAAAGATATTTGTATTTTTAGTCCCAGCTTCCCTTCCCATCAAAGGGTGACCATAGATAGTTATCTCATGGTTGATCAAAGACCTCTTGGTGCAAGCGAATATTCATCTAACCATTTAAAGCAAGAAGAAAATTCCTTTATCCCTGCAATCATGAAAAAACAAACTGACTTTTCGGTTGGGCAAATTCACCTATCAGATGTTGCCAAAGGACCAAAAGCTATTTTATCAAAAATAAATGAATTGTGTAAAAAGGGTAATCGAATAATAGTTATCGATTCCATCATAGAAAATCATCTAAGAGATATCTTTCGTAGTGGCTTCAAGTTTAGTGGAACAGTTTTATTTTCAGGGTCCGCAGGTTTAGCAAATCATTTTCCGAAAAATAATAATAAGCCTGAAAAGTTGAAGGTAAATATTGAAAATACTAAAGGTCCGGTCATAGTCATTGCAGGTTCAAGGAATTCTGTGGTAAGCCAACAGATAAATTATCTTAAAGATAACCTAAATCTTGCTCAAATTAAAATAGATTTAGAGCAAATTTTTTCTGATCGAGACAGGGTTTTAGAGAATTATGCCGCTAAATCGATTGAATTAATTAATGCTGATCAGGATTTACTGATATACACCGATGCCATTTACAATGAGAGACAATCTATTAATAATAAATTGATGGATAAGCATCACTTTAGTTTTAGAGAACTGGAGATTGAAATTAAAAAAATGTTTGGTCAACTTACTTCTGAAATAATAAAAAATACAAAAGCAAGAAATTTAATTCTAACCGGGGGAGATGTGGCATTAGGAGTATGCGAAGAACTGAAAATATATAGTATGAATATTTTAGATGAACTGTTACCGGGTATTCCTTTGACGACTGCAAATTACAAGAATCTTACCTTAAAAATAATCACTAAAGCAGGCGGATTTGGTAAAGAAGACACCTTGTGTATTTTGATTGATAAATTAAAAAATGATTAAGAATGGAGGAATGGTTTATTATTTATGGATAAGACCATATATTTGCTCAAATGAAAAAGCCGATTATTTGTATCACTATAGGAGATCCTGCGGGTATAGGAGCTGAAATTACCGTCAGGGCTTTAAGTAAAAAGGAGATCTATAAAAGATCAAAACCAGTAGTCATTGGGAGCAAGTCAGTTATCGATGACGCCATCAAATTTATTCCGTCCAATTTAAAGGTAAATATTATCGAAAACATGAAAGAAATAAGAGGAGAATTTGGCACAATCGATTTACTGGACTTGGATAATATAAGATTAGATGAATTTGATTACGGAAAAGTAAGTGAGAAAGCAGGAAAGGCGTCATTGGAATATATTAATCGTGGCATTGATTTAGCAATGGATGGGCAAGCAGATGCCGTGGTTACTGGTCCCATTCACAAAGAATCCATCAAAGCAGCCGGTTCACCCCATGCCGGTCATACAGAAATCTTTGCCACCCGTACAAAAGCAAAAGATTATGCTATGATGCTGGCAGATAAGCATTTAAAAGTGATTCATGTATCTACCCATGTATCATTACGAGAGGCATGTAATTTAGTGAAAAAAGATCGGGTGTTAACTGTAATTCATTTAGCAGATCAAGCTTTGAAGAGCCTGGGCGTCAAGGATCCAAAGATTGCCGTAGCAGGATTAAACCCTCATGCCGGAGAGGGAGGGCTCTTTGGTAGAGAAGA
This genomic interval from Candidatus Atribacteria bacterium contains the following:
- a CDS encoding 3-phosphoglycerate dehydrogenase is translated as MKVLCIGDTMIPGKNIAKAAKELQVKPNYIEMDDWETDWNKLQDRRLVIEKQGPSAEKVVPQIANASKDIEILLVLFCPVSQEAIETLPELKLIGASRAGLENIDVDYATKKGIVVHNIQGRNAQAVSDYTIGLILAEARNIARSHTAVKNGIWRKNFFNSDMIPELQGKTVGLIGFGFIGQLVAQKLSGFRINLLVFDPYVNDDDIQKYQAKRVSLEDLLKNSDFISLHARLSQENKDLLGEKELSCMKKSAYLINTARAGLIQEDALFESLKGQKIAGAALDVFWQEPITKNSRWLTLDNVTLTSHIAGTTTEALTKSPFLLVQDINRLLEDNHPRFIVNPEVLEKIEVQKWLEKVRRA
- a CDS encoding class II fructose-bisphosphate aldolase codes for the protein MLANLNDVLIPARERGYAIGSFNVHNLETVQAIFEAATSLDLPVIIAFGEKVSHITDIQLIAKCVHSLANRTKIPMVLHLDHCKSEDLIIKAIQAGFTSVMYDGSGLKRARISKKLQQSLT
- a CDS encoding class II fructose-bisphosphate aldolase; this encodes MEKTAAIVNIAHAANVTLEAELGYIPAEDTGQAVSEHQLTRPEEAKEFVEKTDCDALAIAVGTIHGNYIGEPKIYHNRLKEIAKVVSVPLVLHGGSGNTEKDLVLAIKEGIAKININTEISNAAVKELESIFKKGFSGHFSLLSEAIKEPMIGVIQEKMKLFLCGKAVKY
- a CDS encoding carbohydrate kinase; translation: MNQLIISIDLGTTGCRTVIFNELGDPLSHSYQEYNSIYLSSRWIDHDPKTWLEAAQSTVKEAISKLKETHKNFSAIAVTSQRATVIPVDKDGDPIDNAILWQDKRAIEETEHLKNIYGSKEIYTITGLRIDPYFTLPKLLWFKKNRREIYGKTFKFLTVQDFIIHYLTGIFKTDWTQASRTMLFNIDRFKWEEDLIKSVGIALDKLPEAVPPGSVIGVLNRSAADKLGLPEGIPVIAAGGDQQCAAIGLGVVKDGLVEANTGTGSFVLTNSNKPFKDKNQRLICSASSVAGKWVLEAGIFTTGSIYRWFRDNFWLLGSEEQKKFRTDAYSFMNSEAEKEPIGSNGLLLIPHFAASAAPYWNPEARGILFGLSLGHTSSSIIRAILEGIAFEIRKNMVIMEGFVGPIKEVRISGGLTRSEIFNQIQADIYGRPVVKSGYEDASSLGAAIIAAVKIGLYNNIVTAVDSMTKLDYLSQKNPIDIHTKVYEDLIIIHDELYKSIEKSGIYHKLNEVVKSL
- a CDS encoding TRAP transporter small permease subunit, coding for MIFLRKILKGIDTMSKYAGLSARWLAWLLVLVGAYETILRHWFNAPTVWAYDTLCMAGGAVYIMGWSYCYLIDSHVRVDLFYTRLSEKNRAIMDIISSLIFFFPLMIVLVWISSKWAVKAWRIHETMIATYWYPPAAPFRTVFALGSLLLLLQGIARFIRDLYFVTRGEHLD
- a CDS encoding four-carbon acid sugar kinase family protein: MKYIIADDLSGANDTGVKFTKKGYNASVSIVNNQPTVVIPDNIDVFVVDTETRELESEPAREKLNSILKKLSIDQDDFVYKKVDSTLRGNIGVEIEEIMKFLKKDICIFSPSFPSHQRVTIDSYLMVDQRPLGASEYSSNHLKQEENSFIPAIMKKQTDFSVGQIHLSDVAKGPKAILSKINELCKKGNRIIVIDSIIENHLRDIFRSGFKFSGTVLFSGSAGLANHFPKNNNKPEKLKVNIENTKGPVIVIAGSRNSVVSQQINYLKDNLNLAQIKIDLEQIFSDRDRVLENYAAKSIELINADQDLLIYTDAIYNERQSINNKLMDKHHFSFRELEIEIKKMFGQLTSEIIKNTKARNLILTGGDVALGVCEELKIYSMNILDELLPGIPLTTANYKNLTLKIITKAGGFGKEDTLCILIDKLKND
- the pdxA gene encoding 4-hydroxythreonine-4-phosphate dehydrogenase PdxA; the protein is MKKPIICITIGDPAGIGAEITVRALSKKEIYKRSKPVVIGSKSVIDDAIKFIPSNLKVNIIENMKEIRGEFGTIDLLDLDNIRLDEFDYGKVSEKAGKASLEYINRGIDLAMDGQADAVVTGPIHKESIKAAGSPHAGHTEIFATRTKAKDYAMMLADKHLKVIHVSTHVSLREACNLVKKDRVLTVIHLADQALKSLGVKDPKIAVAGLNPHAGEGGLFGREEIEEIIPAVKQAQKTGIRVEGPIPPDTIFSKVIGGQYDIAVVMYHDQGHIPMKVTGFKYNRKTNKWSSMSGVNVTIGLPIIRTSVDHGVAFGKAGEGRANEESMVEAIQMAIDFIH